The proteins below come from a single Triticum aestivum cultivar Chinese Spring chromosome 5D, IWGSC CS RefSeq v2.1, whole genome shotgun sequence genomic window:
- the LOC123126050 gene encoding uncharacterized protein, producing the protein MAAPTVLALALAVLLLPAAAAGPPPGRAPPGASPLVTTCNEGPFAAHCVKELGPRLLDIQTALASVSPRGALIAGAPGTVDFSALVAVAMEAATEAGAVATTIFEGKLPGFNTSVPDFKVCLSNCSVTMKSAMKKIHGATAALKVHAHLVAKVLADRAIGDVSACTISCKNLTGDVRLILEASLVEFQKMIRISVNFLTKIAAKTPPGPLPPLPPPVRRP; encoded by the coding sequence ATGGCCGCGCCGACCGTGCTGGCGCTcgccctcgccgtcctcctcctcccggcggcggcggcggggccgccgCCGGGGCGCGCCCCGCCGGGCGCCAGCCCGCTCGTGACCACGTGCAATGAGGGGCCCTTCGCGGCGCACTGCGTCAAGGAGCTGGGCCCGCGCCTCCTCGACATCCAGACCGCGCTGGCGTCGGTCTCGCCGCGGGGCGCGCTCATCGCCGGCGCGCCGGGGACGGTGGACTTCTCGGCGCTCGTCGCCGTGGCCATGGAGGCGGCCACGGAGGCCGGCGCGGTGGCGACCACCATCTTCGAGGGCAAGCTCCCCGGGTTCAACACCTCCGTGCCGGACTTCAAGGTCTGCCTCAGCAACTGCAGCGTCACCATGAAATCCGCCATGAAGAAGATCCACGGCGCCACGGCCGCCTTGAAGGTCCACGCCCACCTGGTCGCCAAGGTGCTCGCCGACCGGGCCATCGGCGACGTGTCGGCCTGCACCATCAGCTGCAAGAACCTCACCGGCGACGTCAGGCTCATCCTCGAGGCCAGCCTCGTCGAGTTCCAGAAGATGATCAGGATCTCCGTCAACTTCCTCACCAAGATCGCGGCCAAGACTCCGCccggccctctccctcccctccctcccccggTGCGCCGGCCCTAG